The Pseudochaenichthys georgianus chromosome 20, fPseGeo1.2, whole genome shotgun sequence genomic interval GGGAGGCTCTCGCTGACTCTCAGCAGCGCTGCGGTGTGAGCCAGCCACAGATGAGCCAGTATCAAAATGGGGTTTGTCTCAGAACGGGACAGGAGCCTCTGGATTATTTTAAACTCTGGCGCAGAAGATGGGCACCTGTCACTCACAGCATCCTCCTTGAATATTAAGGAAAGGTGCTGAGGGATGTTTTTAAGAGAGTAAAGGCTGGGTTTGCTGTTATAAACCATGAGATAAATCCATGCTCGAGGGTCTCTCACCAAGTAGATTGTCCTCAAGGAAGGTCCCACCACCTCTTGAATGAAAGGCAGTTTAAGCGCCCAGCTTCCGCTCCGCATGTTGAGGACAACTCGGGCGTTAGGGTACTCCGCAACATGGCGTCTCATCTCCCTAACATACTCTGCATCTCTGTCCAGACTTATATTCAGCGTGCCCTTTAGCTCAGACGCCGGCTCTCTCCTCCTAAATCTTTTCGTTCTGTCCCTTGAGGGGCCATCTCTCTGGGGCTGTTTGACCCTACTGCCCTCAGCCAGCTGAATATTCTGCAAGTGCAGCTTAGTGTTGTGGACCAGCGAATGCAGCCAGCCCTGAATAATCTTGAACCGTCCGTGCGTAGCGTCTGACCTTGACCACTCACAGGCGTCGACTAAAGAGTCAAACTCAAACTCTGTCTCCGGAATATCCAGGTGCTCGGTGGGAACTCTTATGTAAACAAAGTCTGAGCTGTTGTAGAAAAGGTGCTTGAGTATTTCTGACCCCGATCCGGGAAGGGTTGTTATGACAACAGTGGGTAGGGGGAGCCGGTGCAGCTCGTACAGTGTGATTTGTTTGTTTACTTCACTTTTGGCGCCCGCACCTTTCCATTTAACCCCACAGAGAAGCTGATCGCAGCTGTTAGACACAAACAGCAGCTCAGCTATCCACAGAATGAGCACAGAGAGGAGGGTGTAACGCATCAGCCTGCTGAAGCAGACATAAAACTTTCTCTGTATAGTCAATAATCCTATGGCCACACAGAGAACAACCCCTGCTATTACATTGACTATGAATCCAAAGTCAAATAGCTGATTATCAGTGCTGATTTGTTTAGGGATAAGTTGAGTCCCAAGGCCATATCGAGTGATTTGATTTATATCCTCAACTTTACAGTGACCTCCAAATCCTAGATAAGTCCTCCTAGCCCCTATGTCTTTGTAGTTTGTAGCAATGGACACTATCGTCTCTGTGTTATTTAAGGTTAAAGAAATTCTCACGCCATTGTTGCTATTATTCAAAAATGTACAGCTTGACACTTTGACATATGGCCCGTGTAACACGTAAGCTACTCTGCTGACAGTGCCTGTCATTGGAAAAGTGACATTGACATACTGAGTCCACCTTTTTTTAAACTCAGCTTCCTGCTCTGCCTCTTGTATCCTGGTTTCAGGGCTGTGACCCTGGCTGTCGAACCAGAACATTTTATAATGAGCGTCCCACACATCCATCATGGCGCCATTATATCTGTCCATGAATTTGAAAGGAACGTATTTAAAGTCAATGTCAAGATTGTGGAAAAAAGCACTGAGGGACTTTACAGGTGAATCACTCCACTTTTCTACGTGATCAAGCACCAGCAGAGTTTGAGAGTTTAGCAAAACTAAAGCTCTGTACACACTCTTCAGTCTCATAGCAGGGGAATAAGCCAACGCCGCTTCCCCACTTACAAACATggtgtctctgtgtgaggacGCAACAATCACCTCTCCTCTGGCATCACCCACCCCCTCATCATTCCAGCGCAGCCACTTGGCGCACTCCCCCAACTGACCCTCCCACGGACTGTTACATTGGCTGGTAGGAGACGGACTGAACACCAAAACATTGTTAAGGTAGCTGTACTTTGGACcataaagtgcttcagaaaCAAATACTTGTCCATTAGGAGCAAAAGTGAAAGAGTTCTGATCAGGGTGCTCGTGACCTGGGTTAAAGCTGTTCCAGCCATCTACCCAAGAGTAAGGCTTGTCATGGACAATGTCATAGACTGCACGGCCACCCAGCTTGCTAGACTTAAAGGAGACAAAAGTGTTACCCTGGCCATTTGGTAGCCCTGCTCCGTAGGTAACCACGCCCCAGTTTGAGAAAATATGCATCTTAGTTTTTCCAAAGTCATGTGGAGGCTGTGGAGTGAGGTGGGAGTTGTACCAGATGTATTCTGTGTGAAGTGTAGCCCAGCACTGGGCAGACGAATGCCCCATGGGACCATCCTTGGGTCGGTGCTTTCTAATCTGCTGAGCCAGCCAGTTACCCGTCCCGTTCCTCATGACAAATGAGTCGAGGAAAACAAGCTGGCTCTCCGGCCCATAAAACCAGTTGTAGTTGGAGTCTGCGATGCCAACTGTTCTCTGAAACCCCGGCAAGAGAGTAGCGTAATAAAACCAAAAGTGTTCCCGCAGCCAGTTGTTCTGCATGTTGTCAATGTCAAAATGTTTCTGAGCTAAGAAGACATACTGCGTGATGGACTTGGCTGTGTAGCTCCCATAGGCTACTCCCTCATCCAGAGACCCATCAACAACATGGTTAAGGAGAAACATATTTTTCTCCATGTAGTTCACTGCAACTTGTTTCCAGATCATTGACTCTGGGTAGTCATGTGATCCAACCACTATTGCACCAATCAGGACAGCCAATATGTTAGTGGTTTGATGATTTTGGAGGTACTGTTTCCCCCACGGCCTGTGCTTTGACACCTCAAGCAGTTCCTCTGTCTCTGATCGAATTTTCTTGAGGTAAACATCCCTCCGTCGCTCATCCAGGTAAGAGTAAACAAAGTCATAAGCAGTAGCAAACCCAGTGAGAGAGTGCGCAGTGGGGACCTCGTCGTTGGGGGCACTGGTTACCTTCCAGTCCGGGTATTCAGCCATCCTGTCCATAAACTTGATAAGAAACTGCAGGGCAGCAGAGTCCTCCGGGCACAGCAGGCAGTAGAGAGCCAGGGGAGGCAGGTTGTTCCCATAAATCTCATTCCACTTGCTTGTAAACTCCGCATGTTTCACAGGGGGCATGTAACGGGGGACATTAGACAACATTGTGAGCGCAGCCGCTCGGATGACTTTAAATATTTGACTGTGGGTGGTGGAGGACCTTTGCCTCAAGTGCAACACATCCACTTGGTTAAAATATAGGTTGGGATGGGAATTAGACGACTTGAGTTTCCACTGCTCAGTCAGTCTGGCTTCTGTGAGCTTGACCTGCAGCAAGTCATCTGTAAACATGTCTCTGTCTGTGGCGTTGAAGACCCCGGAGAGAGCTGTCCCCACTGCGAACAGTGGAAGTAAAACAACTGAATATACAACCCAGTTCACTGCCATGTTGCCAGGCATGTGTGAATACATTTTACTGCATTTAAAACTAAGGGAAATGATGTATTATGTATTCGTCTTCATAAAAGCATTGTTAAAATTACCCATAATTCTAGTCGGTTTTTTTTGTTGTAAAAGTCCAGGATTTGTTGGAGGAAAAAGAGTTTGAAGAAGATATATTTTAAAACTCAAATGGTGCAATATCGTAGTCCAATGAATAATATTCAAAAAGAAGAGGAAGAAAACTTCAGTGCAAAAAGAAACACTAACCACATCCACTTGCAACAATCTTCCAACAGTTTGCAAAGGCAAAACAAAACATCAGATTGATTGTACAGAAATGTCTGTCGATAATAAGCTGTTTGTGGTCTGTTTTGAATTTAAATCCAAGAGAAAAAGTCCTGCAGGTTTGTTTCCGTCTTCATAGTAATAAGTGTGCTCGGTAAGATCTCTCCTTCTCGCGTGCGCCAGAAGCTCATATTGATCCCCTCCACAAAACATTTCCTCTCTGACAAACATCTGTCAGCCCCAGTCTGTGTCCGGTCCAATCACAGACACCCAAAGGCTTCGTGTGCAGCCCGACCGAGCCGCAACATCCACGGATAGGAACCTCAGGAAACCACGCATCTCGGCGGATATCATGGCTTGGTGTCCCCCCGCTGCGGAGGCTCCAAATTGGCTGCTGCTTAAAATTGCAAATCCTGATCGGGAAACTGATCCGTTTGCATTGTCAAATCCGTCACTGTCCTCTTTTAAAGCTCCACGTTTCCTATATTCGCCGATTAGTATAGTGAAGTCCGAGGAGAGGAAAGTTGTCGTCACTCCTCAAGTATTCAAAGAATGAGGCATGTTTTGGTTTGTCCGCAGGAAACAGTAAATCAGCCTCCCGAATGATGAGCGATCCAGATGTAAATGTGTCTGTCGGGTTGTACATGTATCCGATGCCGATTGAGACACACATCTCACGTGTGGAGCTGTGTATGTGTGCGAGATCTCCGGACGCGTCTCCGTTGTGTGTCTCCCCCGACTGTTCAACACAGTCAGTTTGATTGTTTTTTCCTGCACTGGATGGGAAATTATCACTGTACAAACTGTAGAGGGAGCCGTGGCTTCAGAAGCCCAGCCTCATCGCTcatatgagagagagagagagagagagagagagagagagagagagagagagagagagagagagagagagagagagagactttaTGAAATGaatatatctctctctctctctctctgactcaGTATAATGTGATGTTACTAACTATGTTAAATCCATGCTAAAAGCAGGAGGTTCGAGAAGCCAAATCACACAAGAGGGGATAAAACACTCTTTTTGgatttataataaaatatatgcaTTGCACTTAATAGACACACGTTTGTGTTTGACTTTTTGATAAATAGGCTACAATGAAGAGAAGTAGATCTTGGGAAATACACTCAAATGTAAATGAGAGAATATATTTAAATCTATAACCTATATGTTGATGATGGAAGGATCGGTTTCAAGAATTGTCAaactatttatttaattgtactTTAATTTGGCTGTTATGCTTCAGGTATTTATGCTGAGCTAGCCGGTTGCTTGAGGGCTGAATATTAAGTCATATGTATTTCAATTGACTctcagtgagaaagcaaacattTGAATCCCAAACTGTTGAACAAGTCCATTATTCTGATATTTTATCTTAATTGCAATAATTTAACATTTTGATAAGCTTGGCTAGTTGTTTCCTCCCTGCTTGCagcctttatgctaagctaactagctgcTGGCCTTATAATAAACAGAACAAATAAAGATATAACCCTGCTATAAGAAACTGTAACTTAAAAATAAAACTCATTATTACTTTCGCTAAGAGTGACCATGATTAGCCTTGACATTTATACCAGCCTTTGTGTGGAAATAACATGAACTTGTATTATAAAGATAATAACCATCTAGATCctgtttttacatttaaaatgactTTCTTTGCATAAAATGTTTCTTTGTACAGTTTTATCTTCAGTCTCAGTTGCATGTCTTTGTACCAGATTTCCTGAGGCAACCGAAGAGGCATTCAATAGCCTCAAAAGCATCTCCCCTTAGAGAAATGTGTGACATTTGCCTGTCCTAACACAAGGCACTGCACTCTCATTGATCACCTCATTCTGTGTGTGTTAGGTTTCTGCGCGGCATCTTCATTTAATGATGGATCGTGTTCTCCCTACCCGGTTCACATGTGTCTTCTGCAGCATGCCATCCCTCAGGGAACACTGTTGcatgatgttttgtttttttacttccCTCAGCTCAAAAGCAAACCCTACAGGCACACAGTTGGCCTTATCGGGATGGCTGC includes:
- the LOC117465996 gene encoding dermatan-sulfate epimerase-like protein: MYSHMPGNMAVNWVVYSVVLLPLFAVGTALSGVFNATDRDMFTDDLLQVKLTEARLTEQWKLKSSNSHPNLYFNQVDVLHLRQRSSTTHSQIFKVIRAAALTMLSNVPRYMPPVKHAEFTSKWNEIYGNNLPPLALYCLLCPEDSAALQFLIKFMDRMAEYPDWKVTSAPNDEVPTAHSLTGFATAYDFVYSYLDERRRDVYLKKIRSETEELLEVSKHRPWGKQYLQNHQTTNILAVLIGAIVVGSHDYPESMIWKQVAVNYMEKNMFLLNHVVDGSLDEGVAYGSYTAKSITQYVFLAQKHFDIDNMQNNWLREHFWFYYATLLPGFQRTVGIADSNYNWFYGPESQLVFLDSFVMRNGTGNWLAQQIRKHRPKDGPMGHSSAQCWATLHTEYIWYNSHLTPQPPHDFGKTKMHIFSNWGVVTYGAGLPNGQGNTFVSFKSSKLGGRAVYDIVHDKPYSWVDGWNSFNPGHEHPDQNSFTFAPNGQVFVSEALYGPKYSYLNNVLVFSPSPTSQCNSPWEGQLGECAKWLRWNDEGVGDARGEVIVASSHRDTMFVSGEAALAYSPAMRLKSVYRALVLLNSQTLLVLDHVEKWSDSPVKSLSAFFHNLDIDFKYVPFKFMDRYNGAMMDVWDAHYKMFWFDSQGHSPETRIQEAEQEAEFKKRWTQYVNVTFPMTGTVSRVAYVLHGPYVKVSSCTFLNNSNNGVRISLTLNNTETIVSIATNYKDIGARRTYLGFGGHCKVEDINQITRYGLGTQLIPKQISTDNQLFDFGFIVNVIAGVVLCVAIGLLTIQRKFYVCFSRLMRYTLLSVLILWIAELLFVSNSCDQLLCGVKWKGAGAKSEVNKQITLYELHRLPLPTVVITTLPGSGSEILKHLFYNSSDFVYIRVPTEHLDIPETEFEFDSLVDACEWSRSDATHGRFKIIQGWLHSLVHNTKLHLQNIQLAEGSRVKQPQRDGPSRDRTKRFRRREPASELKGTLNISLDRDAEYVREMRRHVAEYPNARVVLNMRSGSWALKLPFIQEVVGPSLRTIYLVRDPRAWIYLMVYNSKPSLYSLKNIPQHLSLIFKEDAVSDRCPSSAPEFKIIQRLLSRSETNPILILAHLWLAHTAALLRVSESLPEESFLQVKFEDVVNFPQETAESIHTFLGVPVSPAALNQLIFTTSTNLYNLIYEGDISPANINMWRQNMPRQDMRLIEDVCGSVMRRLGYTRFAN